In Sorghum bicolor cultivar BTx623 chromosome 8, Sorghum_bicolor_NCBIv3, whole genome shotgun sequence, one genomic interval encodes:
- the LOC8070158 gene encoding nuclear transcription factor Y subunit A-7: MTSVVQSVSGDHRAEDQHHQKKQAEPGDQQEAPVTSSDSQPTVGTPSTDYVAPYAPHDMSHAMGQYAYPNIDPYYGSLYAAYGGQPLMHPPLVGMHPAGLPLPTDAIEEPVYVNAKQYNAILRRRQSRAKAESERKLVKGRKPYLHESRHQHALKRARGAGGRFLNSKSDDKEENSDSSHKEKQNGVAPNNGQPSTPPSPNGASSANQAGSRE; encoded by the exons GTGACCACAGGGCTGAGGATCAACACCATCAGAAGAAGCAAGCTGAACCTGGGGACCAGCAAGAAGCACCAGTTACTAGTTCAGATAGCCAACCAACAGTGGGCACACCATCAACAgattatgtggcaccctatgcCCCTCATGACATGAGCCATGCAATG GGTCAATATGCTTATCCAAATATTGATCCATACTATGGAAGCCTTTATGCGGCTTACGGTGGACAGCCAttg ATGCATCCACCGTTAGTCGGAATGCATCCGGCTGGCTTACCTTTGCCTACTGATGCAATCGAAGAGCCTGTGTATGTAAATGCAAAACAATACAATGCCATATTAAGAAGGCGTCAATCCCGGGCTAAAGCTGAATCAGAACGGAAGCTTGTCAAGGGCCGTAAG CCCTATCTTCATGAGTCACGGCATCAGCATGCCTTGAAAAGGGCcaggggagctggaggtcggTTTCTCAATTCAAAGTCAGACGACAAGGAAGAGAACTCCGACTCAAGTCACAAAGAGAAACAGAACGGAGTTGCGCCCAACAATGGCCAACCGTCAACCCCTCCGTCTCCCAACGGTGCATCATCAGCTAATCAGGCAGGCAGTCGTGAATGA